One stretch of Nocardia mangyaensis DNA includes these proteins:
- a CDS encoding SDR family oxidoreductase: MSHENKIALITGSSRGIGRTLALTLAAQGGTVVVNYKKNTGLAENVVTDIAELGGQGFAVQADIETEQGITDLFGTVTAEYGRLDYFVANAAASAFKNIVDLKPHHLDRSYAMNMRSFVLGAQQAVKLMDRGGRILTLTSYGSTRAYPTYSTLGAMKAAVEAWVRYMAVEFAPYGINVNAISGGLIESDSLKFFYDVPGMAPMQTVLDRIPKRRAGTVQEVADACAFLLSSGSEYITGQTIVVDGGLSIAAPPFFDDVEPPLNLPDRPTP; the protein is encoded by the coding sequence ATGTCCCACGAAAACAAGATCGCCCTGATCACCGGTTCCTCGCGAGGCATCGGCAGAACCCTTGCCCTGACATTGGCCGCACAAGGCGGCACCGTCGTAGTCAACTACAAGAAGAACACCGGCCTCGCCGAGAACGTCGTCACCGATATTGCCGAGCTCGGCGGACAGGGATTCGCGGTCCAGGCCGACATCGAAACCGAGCAGGGAATCACCGACCTATTCGGCACTGTCACAGCGGAATACGGACGCTTGGACTACTTCGTAGCCAATGCTGCCGCGAGCGCCTTCAAGAACATCGTGGACTTGAAACCACATCACCTGGACCGCTCATACGCCATGAACATGCGGTCCTTCGTGCTCGGCGCCCAGCAAGCGGTCAAGCTCATGGACCGCGGGGGAAGAATCCTCACACTGACCTCCTACGGCAGCACCCGCGCCTACCCGACATACTCGACACTGGGTGCGATGAAAGCCGCAGTCGAGGCGTGGGTGCGCTACATGGCCGTCGAGTTCGCGCCATACGGCATCAACGTGAACGCGATCAGCGGCGGGCTCATCGAGTCGGACTCCCTGAAGTTCTTCTACGACGTGCCAGGAATGGCACCCATGCAGACGGTGCTGGATCGGATTCCGAAACGTAGAGCGGGCACGGTTCAGGAGGTCGCCGACGCCTGTGCGTTCCTGCTGTCCTCCGGCTCGGAATACATCACCGGCCAGACGATTGTCGTCGATGGCGGCCTGAGCATCGCCGCTCCGCCGTTCTTCGACGACGTCGAGCCCCCTCTCAACCTTCCCGATCGTCCCACTCCCTGA
- a CDS encoding 3-phosphoshikimate 1-carboxyvinyltransferase, whose translation MYLRVEGKPHRLTGEALVPRSKYHVHRALILASLAPGISRITGLSKARHVQYTLALLRNLGTEIEIDGDTYLVHGGPYRPLRETVSAGSSGTTLYFMIGLASLAQGPVVVDAHKAFRRRPVEPLLRALGQMGVLVESSDGCPPIRVAAQRPTGGRVQIAGTLSQWISGLILLAPFATGPTVIEVQGELNEQPYMLWVMRLLTPGQG comes from the coding sequence ATGTATCTACGTGTCGAAGGCAAGCCTCATCGCCTGACGGGCGAGGCCCTCGTTCCCCGATCGAAATATCATGTCCACCGCGCATTGATCCTTGCCTCCTTGGCGCCGGGCATCAGCAGAATCACCGGGCTGTCGAAAGCGCGCCACGTGCAGTACACCCTCGCCCTGCTCCGCAACCTGGGCACCGAAATCGAGATCGACGGCGATACCTACCTCGTTCATGGGGGCCCCTACCGGCCCCTGCGTGAGACCGTCTCTGCAGGCAGCTCCGGAACGACTCTCTACTTCATGATCGGCCTGGCCTCGTTGGCCCAGGGCCCGGTGGTAGTCGACGCGCACAAGGCTTTCCGGCGGCGGCCGGTCGAGCCGCTGTTGCGCGCGTTGGGGCAGATGGGTGTGCTGGTCGAGTCCAGTGATGGGTGCCCGCCGATCCGGGTGGCCGCCCAGCGCCCTACGGGGGGACGGGTGCAGATCGCGGGAACCCTCTCGCAATGGATCTCGGGTCTGATCCTGCTGGCGCCGTTCGCCACTGGCCCCACTGTGATCGAGGTACAGGGTGAGCTGAACGAGCAGCCCTATATGTTGTGGGTCATGAGGTTGTTGACGCCCGGACAGGGGTGA
- a CDS encoding AMP-binding protein, whose translation MNGFGIAMSVEREQPLQAEPHTQPRQDARARIGAQCTLPDRVSQWAKQRPNDVAVVDTGPAGRVTTWAELDSLINALASALIKLGVQPGEPVALQLPNRTEFVIIAAATMRIGAICTPLMPILGEREIGFMLRRTQARVLFVPHRFRSRDYTTAIAHMLTNPRRGTPQDLRHVIVLPAIPLDSRAPMPNTVAWHDWNELLRGRIDHAPLPHRTCDPDSIAQLLFTSGTTGEPKGSLMTGRTLARAASMEIEHLGLNSTDVIHIPSPLAHQTGFLYGMCVAVELGVPQILQARWDPHRALEALSAYRGSFVQAATPFLSDLVKAVEAGAPAPASLRIFVVTGAAVPRGLTQRASQVLGAAVCGAFGTTETCLAALSAPGDPPSHAWGTDGRALNGVQLRITDDEGTMLEPGTEGNLEIDSPTCFQGYLGRADLTRQAFTTDGWYRTEDLAVIDEAGFVHLTGRVKDVINRGGEKVPVVEIENLLHEHPSIDDVAIVAMPDQRLGERACAFAVLNPGTDLTFHDMVSYLREHQVAQHYWPEHLELIDLLPRNAAGKTQKHVLREMAKHCARTDANDEQVSTMSATSDSANPAGEYNTLFTEITEWVRGPGEEWAERIEATGTVDDGLWTELRERGYLSLAAPKRLGGKGLSFEQWVCLMEVFSRSHASVRMIVHVVNGTWRAMDPFATEHQRDLFVRPTVAGTSRVAFALTEPGNGTGADITCCATRDGDTYYLSGEKHLITFGVRCDYWLLTARLAGSSGHEGTIALMVPRDVPGVNVLDTSQTMGVTGTDHARMLFTAAPVPMANRLGAEGDGLAVALGGFLTPSRISVAMSCVGLACRAQELAHEYASHRVTFGKTLTTRQAIQFMLAENETDIEAARQLTLHAAREWDAGSTRAAQLSSMAKLNAVEMLTRVTDRALQVHGGIGYWKTSAIERVYRDARAQRFEEGTNEIQKMIVFRELQKFAQAHPP comes from the coding sequence ATGAACGGCTTCGGAATCGCAATGAGCGTCGAGCGAGAACAACCACTCCAAGCCGAACCGCACACGCAACCCCGCCAGGACGCCCGCGCGAGGATCGGCGCGCAGTGCACGCTGCCGGATCGGGTGAGTCAATGGGCTAAGCAGCGACCGAACGATGTCGCGGTGGTCGATACTGGCCCAGCAGGAAGGGTCACGACCTGGGCTGAACTCGACTCCCTGATCAACGCGCTAGCCAGCGCGTTGATCAAGCTCGGTGTGCAGCCCGGTGAGCCGGTGGCGCTGCAACTGCCGAACCGGACCGAATTCGTGATCATCGCCGCGGCCACCATGCGCATCGGGGCGATCTGCACTCCGCTGATGCCGATTCTTGGCGAACGCGAAATCGGATTCATGCTCCGGCGCACCCAGGCGCGGGTACTGTTCGTCCCCCACCGCTTCCGTAGCCGCGACTACACCACCGCGATCGCCCACATGCTCACCAACCCGCGGCGTGGCACACCACAGGATCTGCGGCATGTGATCGTGCTCCCCGCGATACCCCTTGATAGCCGAGCCCCGATGCCGAACACCGTCGCCTGGCACGACTGGAACGAACTTCTGCGGGGCCGAATCGATCATGCGCCGCTCCCACACCGCACCTGCGACCCGGACAGCATCGCCCAGCTGCTGTTCACCTCCGGGACCACCGGCGAGCCGAAAGGCTCACTGATGACCGGCCGTACACTGGCGCGTGCGGCATCGATGGAGATCGAACACCTCGGACTCAACAGCACCGACGTCATCCACATCCCCAGCCCATTGGCGCACCAGACCGGGTTCCTCTACGGAATGTGCGTTGCTGTGGAACTCGGGGTGCCGCAGATCCTTCAGGCCCGATGGGATCCGCACCGCGCACTCGAGGCGTTGTCCGCGTACAGGGGCAGTTTCGTCCAAGCAGCGACACCGTTCTTGTCTGACCTTGTCAAGGCGGTAGAGGCCGGTGCACCCGCACCCGCCTCGCTGCGGATCTTCGTCGTCACCGGGGCCGCCGTCCCCCGAGGGCTCACCCAGCGCGCTAGCCAAGTGCTCGGCGCCGCGGTATGCGGTGCGTTCGGTACCACCGAAACCTGTCTGGCTGCGTTGAGCGCACCCGGCGATCCACCGAGCCACGCCTGGGGAACCGATGGGCGAGCCCTCAACGGGGTCCAGCTACGGATCACCGACGACGAAGGGACCATGCTGGAACCCGGCACCGAGGGAAACCTCGAAATCGATTCCCCCACCTGCTTCCAGGGCTATCTCGGGCGGGCGGACCTGACACGGCAAGCATTCACGACCGACGGCTGGTATCGGACCGAGGACCTGGCGGTCATCGACGAGGCAGGCTTCGTCCACCTCACCGGCCGGGTCAAAGACGTCATCAACCGAGGCGGGGAGAAGGTCCCGGTCGTAGAGATCGAGAACCTCCTCCATGAGCACCCCAGCATCGACGACGTCGCGATCGTCGCGATGCCCGATCAGCGACTGGGCGAACGGGCCTGCGCCTTCGCCGTCCTTAACCCCGGCACCGACCTCACCTTCCACGACATGGTCAGCTACCTCCGCGAACACCAGGTCGCGCAACACTACTGGCCCGAGCACCTCGAGTTGATCGACCTCCTGCCACGCAATGCCGCAGGGAAAACCCAGAAGCATGTGCTCCGAGAAATGGCCAAGCACTGTGCCCGAACCGACGCGAACGACGAACAGGTGTCCACGATGTCAGCAACGTCAGATTCGGCGAACCCCGCTGGTGAATACAACACACTCTTCACCGAGATCACCGAATGGGTGCGGGGCCCCGGTGAGGAATGGGCCGAGCGCATCGAGGCGACCGGGACGGTCGATGACGGACTGTGGACTGAACTGCGCGAACGCGGGTACCTGTCCTTGGCCGCACCCAAACGCCTGGGCGGCAAAGGATTGAGCTTCGAGCAATGGGTTTGCCTGATGGAGGTCTTCTCCCGCTCGCACGCCTCGGTCCGAATGATCGTGCACGTGGTCAACGGCACCTGGCGGGCGATGGACCCGTTCGCCACCGAACACCAGCGCGATCTGTTCGTCCGGCCGACGGTCGCGGGCACGAGCAGAGTCGCGTTCGCGTTGACCGAACCGGGCAACGGCACCGGTGCCGACATCACCTGCTGCGCGACCAGAGACGGTGACACCTACTACCTTTCCGGGGAGAAACACCTGATCACCTTCGGTGTGCGGTGCGACTACTGGCTACTGACCGCCCGACTCGCCGGCTCCTCCGGTCACGAGGGCACCATCGCGCTGATGGTCCCTCGCGACGTACCCGGGGTCAATGTCCTGGACACCTCGCAAACGATGGGTGTGACAGGGACCGATCACGCCCGCATGCTCTTCACCGCGGCACCGGTGCCCATGGCCAATCGCCTCGGCGCCGAAGGCGATGGGTTGGCCGTGGCTCTGGGCGGATTCCTGACACCGTCGCGGATCTCGGTGGCCATGAGTTGCGTCGGATTGGCGTGCCGCGCGCAAGAGTTGGCCCATGAGTACGCCAGCCACCGCGTCACCTTCGGCAAGACGCTCACTACCCGGCAGGCGATTCAGTTCATGCTCGCGGAAAACGAAACCGATATCGAGGCGGCCAGACAGTTGACTTTGCATGCCGCCCGCGAATGGGACGCCGGAAGCACGCGAGCGGCCCAGCTTTCCTCCATGGCCAAGCTCAACGCGGTCGAAATGCTCACCCGTGTCACCGACCGAGCACTTCAGGTACACGGCGGTATCGGCTACTGGAAAACCAGCGCGATCGAGCGTGTGTACCGCGACGCCCGCGCGCAACGGTTCGAGGAGGGAACCAACGAGATTCAGAAGATGATCGTCTTTCGAGAACTGCAGAAATTCGCGCAGGCACATCCGCCCTGA
- a CDS encoding FAD-dependent oxidoreductase encodes MGHRITLHEAGNELGGQFRMARTVPGKEDFGETIRYFATMLHEAEVDVRLGAPIVDAGQLTDNDAVVLATGVLPRTPDLPGIESPGVLDYRRAFSDPAAIGRRVVIIGAGGIAVDLAHLLLDNATKGVGARGASFRAEWGLDRQPVQAQPWRSVTLMRRTGKIGAGIGLTTRWVAVGALRHRGARMITGVNYRAITDTGVLVATERGHEFIEADTVILAAGQERNDGLLRALTSLDIPHRVIGGAADTAGLNAVRATSQGLEAAHDLARELHGRTNTRT; translated from the coding sequence ATGGGCCATCGAATCACGTTGCACGAAGCCGGAAACGAGCTCGGCGGCCAGTTCCGGATGGCCAGGACGGTGCCGGGCAAAGAGGATTTCGGTGAGACGATCCGCTACTTCGCCACCATGCTGCACGAGGCCGAAGTCGATGTCCGCCTCGGCGCCCCGATCGTTGATGCCGGGCAACTGACCGACAACGACGCCGTGGTGCTCGCTACCGGCGTGCTGCCCCGCACACCGGATCTGCCCGGCATCGAGAGCCCAGGAGTGCTCGACTATCGTCGGGCATTCAGCGATCCCGCGGCTATAGGGCGGCGCGTGGTGATCATCGGTGCAGGAGGTATCGCTGTCGACCTCGCACATCTGCTGCTGGACAACGCCACTAAGGGGGTCGGGGCACGCGGGGCCTCGTTCCGCGCCGAATGGGGTCTCGATCGTCAACCGGTGCAGGCGCAGCCCTGGCGATCGGTGACGTTGATGCGGCGAACCGGGAAGATCGGCGCGGGAATCGGTCTCACCACACGCTGGGTCGCTGTTGGTGCCCTACGCCATAGAGGAGCACGCATGATCACCGGCGTGAACTATCGCGCGATCACCGACACGGGCGTGCTGGTAGCGACCGAGCGCGGGCACGAGTTCATCGAAGCCGACACCGTGATCCTCGCAGCGGGACAAGAACGCAACGACGGGTTACTCAGGGCCCTCACCAGTCTCGACATCCCACACCGCGTCATCGGTGGCGCAGCCGACACTGCCGGACTGAATGCGGTACGCGCCACGAGTCAAGGTCTGGAAGCGGCCCATGACCTGGCAAGAGAGCTGCACGGCAGGACGAACACGCGAACTTGA
- a CDS encoding IS630 family transposase produces MREVTPDEGRRLQKITKTSKQPIRMRRAIVVMASAHRQPVPAIARLMQVSEAYVRQVIHDFNERGFDALDPKWSAGRPSKVDRATRERIACIARCCPRDLGWPFSAWSLSKLREVLATNNIAEISRETLRKLLKAEGVSWQAVKTWKAGTDPEFATKMDRILDLYDHRPADGRVVCVDEFGPLNLQPRAGRGWFPRRKPRRLRATYHRTQGVRHLLGALDLATGKIHYRIRDRKRWQEFLGLLKSLRARWPGERLYVIADNFSPHKRAEVRDWAADHDVELVFLPTYSSWLNWIESEFAALRYFALNGTDHRSHGEQDAAIGAYIRWYNQHARPKRDFAVNSKIRRPDYLPKVA; encoded by the coding sequence GTGCGAGAAGTGACCCCGGACGAGGGCCGCCGACTGCAGAAGATCACGAAGACGAGCAAACAACCGATCAGGATGCGGCGTGCGATCGTGGTGATGGCCTCGGCGCACCGCCAGCCGGTCCCCGCGATCGCGAGGTTGATGCAGGTCAGCGAAGCCTATGTGCGGCAAGTGATCCACGACTTCAACGAGCGGGGGTTCGACGCGTTGGACCCAAAATGGAGCGCGGGCAGACCGAGCAAGGTGGACCGGGCAACGCGTGAACGCATTGCCTGTATCGCCCGGTGCTGCCCGCGAGACCTCGGCTGGCCGTTCTCGGCCTGGAGCTTGTCGAAACTCCGAGAAGTGTTGGCCACCAACAACATCGCTGAGATCAGTCGTGAGACTCTGCGCAAGCTCTTGAAGGCCGAGGGTGTGTCGTGGCAGGCGGTCAAGACCTGGAAAGCCGGCACCGATCCCGAGTTCGCCACCAAGATGGACCGCATCCTCGACCTCTACGACCACCGGCCTGCTGACGGGCGGGTGGTCTGTGTCGATGAGTTCGGGCCGTTGAACCTGCAACCTCGTGCTGGTCGAGGCTGGTTTCCGCGGCGTAAGCCGAGACGGTTGCGGGCGACATATCACCGCACTCAGGGTGTTCGGCACCTGCTCGGTGCCCTGGATCTGGCGACGGGGAAGATCCATTACCGGATCCGGGACCGGAAGCGGTGGCAGGAGTTTCTCGGGTTGCTGAAGTCGCTGCGAGCCCGGTGGCCAGGTGAGAGGCTCTACGTCATCGCCGACAACTTCTCCCCGCACAAGCGGGCCGAGGTCCGGGACTGGGCCGCCGATCATGATGTGGAGTTGGTGTTCTTGCCGACGTATTCATCGTGGTTGAACTGGATCGAGTCCGAGTTCGCGGCGCTGCGCTACTTCGCGCTCAACGGCACCGATCACCGCAGCCATGGTGAACAGGACGCCGCGATCGGTGCCTACATCCGCTGGTACAACCAGCACGCCCGACCCAAGCGGGACTTCGCCGTCAACTCCAAGATCCGGCGACCGGATTACCTACCGAAGGTTGCTTGA
- a CDS encoding 3-deoxy-7-phosphoheptulonate synthase translates to MCVTEEGLSRQPTVWERLPSPNNLRAARQITETSAVTVNYGRTAIRQILCGNDKRLLVIVGPCSVHDSEAIIEFAERLALVSRELSDDLAVVMRTYFEKSRTASGWPGMAIVPDVFGHADPARGFALARSISMKITDLGLPIAMEWVSAVGPAYLDDLVSWGCIGARTVESQIHRQLASGLPMPVGMKNATDGSIAAAVNAILTASHPQPWIGMAPEGTVAFRHTAGNPDCHLVLRGGRSGTNYHLEAEREAYRILAASGLPERLIIDASHANSDKSHERQRVVAHDIADRIATGDTAVCGIMLESFLSPGTQNAVATQPLIRGQSITDQCMSWSTTAEVLTELAAAARSRTRTIPRRSKRQR, encoded by the coding sequence ATGTGTGTGACAGAAGAAGGACTCTCCCGGCAACCAACGGTGTGGGAAAGATTGCCTAGCCCTAACAATCTGCGTGCGGCGCGACAAATTACAGAAACTTCGGCAGTCACCGTCAACTATGGACGCACTGCGATACGGCAAATTTTGTGCGGCAATGACAAGAGGTTGCTCGTTATAGTCGGACCTTGCTCGGTGCATGACAGTGAAGCCATTATCGAGTTCGCTGAACGGCTCGCCTTGGTTTCTCGGGAACTCTCCGACGACCTGGCCGTAGTGATGCGAACCTATTTCGAGAAATCGCGGACCGCATCGGGATGGCCGGGGATGGCGATAGTTCCGGATGTTTTCGGTCACGCCGATCCGGCGCGTGGGTTCGCATTGGCACGATCTATTTCCATGAAGATTACGGACCTGGGTTTGCCGATCGCTATGGAATGGGTGAGCGCGGTCGGGCCGGCGTATCTGGACGACTTGGTCTCATGGGGATGCATTGGTGCCCGAACTGTGGAATCGCAGATTCATCGGCAACTCGCCAGCGGTTTGCCGATGCCTGTCGGAATGAAGAACGCAACTGATGGCTCGATAGCCGCCGCCGTCAACGCGATCCTCACGGCTTCGCACCCACAACCATGGATCGGCATGGCCCCCGAGGGTACTGTGGCGTTCAGGCATACTGCGGGAAATCCTGATTGCCATCTGGTACTGCGCGGCGGCAGGAGCGGCACGAATTATCACCTCGAAGCCGAACGAGAGGCGTATCGGATTCTTGCAGCGTCCGGTCTGCCTGAGCGGCTGATTATCGATGCGAGCCATGCCAACAGCGACAAAAGCCATGAACGCCAGCGTGTGGTCGCCCATGACATCGCCGACCGAATCGCCACTGGTGATACCGCGGTCTGCGGGATCATGTTGGAGAGTTTTCTGTCGCCCGGCACCCAGAACGCGGTGGCTACACAACCGCTGATACGTGGTCAGAGCATCACCGATCAGTGCATGAGCTGGTCGACGACCGCCGAAGTACTGACCGAACTCGCCGCCGCGGCACGATCGAGAACCCGAACAATCCCGCGCCGGTCCAAACGTCAGCGTTGA